A single genomic interval of Streptomyces sp. 1222.5 harbors:
- the ctaD gene encoding cytochrome c oxidase subunit I — protein MSILNDPHGAAAAEDSYENELPIKRRQPGNVVVRWLTTTDHKTIGTLYLGTSFAFFLIGGVMALLMRAELARPGIQIVSNEQYNQLFTMHGTIMLLMFATPLFAGFTNWIMPLQIGAPDVAFPRLNMFAYWLYLFGSSIAVGGFLTPQGAADFGWFAYSPLSDVVRSPGLGSDLWIMGLAFSGFGTILGAVNFITTIICMRAPGMTMFRMPIFVWNVLLTAVLVLLAFPVLAAALFALEADRKFGAHVFDAANGGALLWQHLFWFFGHPEVYIIALPFFGIVTEIIPVFSRKPIFGYMGLVAATIAIAGLSVTVWAHHMYVTGGVLLPFFSFMTFLIAVPTGVKFFNWIGTMWKGSVSFETPMLWAVGFLVTFLFGGLTGVILASPPMDFHVSDSYFVVAHFHYVVFGTVVFAMFAGFHFWWPKFSGRMLDERLGKMCFWTLFIGFHGTFLVQHWLGAEGMPRRYADYLATDGFTALNTVSTISSFLLGLSILPFLYNVWKTGRYGKLVGVDDPWGYGRSLEWATSCPPPRHNFVTLPRIRSESPAFDLHHPEIAEFEHEANLARRDVVDTHGPESGRS, from the coding sequence GTGAGCATCCTCAACGACCCCCACGGTGCCGCGGCAGCCGAGGACTCGTACGAGAACGAGCTGCCCATCAAGCGGAGGCAGCCCGGGAACGTCGTGGTGAGGTGGCTGACGACCACCGACCACAAGACGATCGGCACGCTCTATCTGGGCACGTCGTTCGCGTTCTTCCTGATCGGCGGCGTGATGGCGCTGCTGATGCGCGCCGAGCTGGCCCGCCCGGGTATCCAGATCGTCTCCAACGAGCAGTACAACCAGCTGTTCACGATGCACGGCACGATCATGCTGCTGATGTTCGCGACGCCGCTGTTCGCCGGCTTCACGAACTGGATCATGCCGCTGCAGATCGGCGCGCCCGACGTGGCGTTCCCCCGGCTGAACATGTTCGCCTACTGGCTCTACCTGTTCGGCTCCTCCATCGCGGTCGGTGGCTTCCTCACCCCGCAGGGCGCGGCCGACTTCGGCTGGTTCGCCTACTCCCCGCTGTCGGACGTCGTCCGGAGCCCGGGTCTCGGCTCGGACCTGTGGATCATGGGTCTGGCCTTCTCCGGCTTCGGCACCATCCTCGGCGCCGTCAACTTCATCACCACGATCATCTGCATGCGCGCGCCCGGCATGACCATGTTCCGCATGCCGATCTTCGTGTGGAACGTGCTGCTGACGGCCGTCCTGGTCCTGCTGGCCTTCCCGGTCCTCGCGGCCGCGCTGTTCGCCCTGGAGGCGGACCGCAAGTTCGGCGCCCACGTCTTCGACGCCGCCAACGGCGGCGCCCTGCTGTGGCAACACCTCTTCTGGTTCTTCGGCCACCCGGAGGTGTACATCATCGCGCTGCCGTTCTTCGGCATCGTCACCGAGATCATCCCGGTCTTCTCCCGCAAGCCGATCTTCGGCTACATGGGCCTCGTCGCGGCGACCATCGCGATCGCCGGTCTGTCCGTGACGGTGTGGGCCCACCACATGTACGTCACCGGCGGAGTGCTGCTGCCGTTCTTCTCCTTCATGACGTTCCTCATCGCCGTACCCACGGGCGTGAAGTTCTTCAACTGGATCGGCACCATGTGGAAGGGAAGCGTCTCCTTCGAGACACCGATGCTGTGGGCGGTCGGCTTCCTCGTCACCTTCCTCTTCGGTGGTCTGACCGGTGTCATCCTGGCCTCGCCGCCGATGGACTTCCACGTCTCCGACTCGTACTTCGTGGTGGCGCACTTCCACTACGTCGTCTTCGGCACGGTCGTCTTCGCGATGTTCGCCGGCTTCCACTTCTGGTGGCCCAAGTTCAGCGGCCGGATGCTGGACGAGCGGCTCGGGAAGATGTGCTTCTGGACGCTGTTCATCGGCTTCCACGGCACCTTCCTGGTGCAGCACTGGCTGGGCGCCGAGGGCATGCCGCGCCGGTACGCCGACTACCTGGCGACCGACGGCTTCACCGCCCTGAACACCGTCTCCACGATCAGCTCGTTCCTGCTCGGCCTGTCGATCCTGCCGTTCCTCTACAACGTGTGGAAGACGGGCCGGTACGGCAAGCTGGTCGGCGTCGACGATCCGTGGGGCTACGGCCGTTCGCTGGAGTGGGCCACTTCCTGCCCGCCGCCCCGGCACAACTTCGTCACCTTGCCGCGGATCCGCAGCGAATCCCCGGCCTTCGACCTGCACCACCCCGAGATCGCCGAGTTCGAGCACGAAGCGAACCTCGCCAGGCGCGACGTCGTGGACACCCACGGACCGGAAAGCGGCCGGTCTTGA